Proteins encoded within one genomic window of Cellulomonas flavigena DSM 20109:
- a CDS encoding VWA domain-containing protein: MATFRAEVFQNEFLPDGGTDVHAIVTVTAEGVGGAATTGGGVAEIIMIDTSGSMTGPMLAAAKHAAQVAVDTIPDGTWFAIVSGSHVAQRVFPYPNAPVAIVQMEPGAREEAKRAVARLSAQGGTAMSTWLRLADQIFATQPAATQRHAILLTDGKNESEPRAQLTSTIQAVTGRFQCDARGVGERWQVDELREIATALLGGVELIADPADIAKDFQALLATSLSRGVADAQLRVWTPQGGQVLFVRQVAPTVEDLTARRTEVTPLIGAYPTGAWADESRDYHVAVRVPSKTVGAEQLAARVQVAVADEVVASGLVKAAWSDDASLTARISPEVAHYTGQAELASAIQEGLAAKAAGDEATATVKLGRAVQLAAETGNEEATSKLRRVVEIEDEEHGTVRLKRGASRLDEMALDTASTKTSRVRR; encoded by the coding sequence GTGGCCACGTTCCGTGCCGAGGTCTTCCAGAACGAGTTCCTGCCCGACGGCGGGACCGACGTCCACGCGATCGTCACGGTCACGGCCGAGGGCGTGGGCGGCGCCGCGACGACGGGCGGCGGGGTCGCCGAGATCATCATGATCGACACGTCGGGCTCGATGACGGGCCCGATGCTCGCGGCGGCCAAGCACGCCGCGCAGGTCGCGGTCGACACCATCCCCGACGGCACGTGGTTCGCCATCGTCAGCGGCAGCCACGTCGCGCAGCGCGTGTTCCCGTACCCGAACGCGCCGGTCGCGATCGTGCAGATGGAGCCGGGGGCACGCGAGGAGGCCAAGCGGGCCGTCGCGCGGCTGTCCGCGCAGGGCGGCACGGCGATGAGCACGTGGCTGCGCCTCGCCGACCAGATCTTCGCCACCCAGCCGGCCGCGACGCAGCGGCACGCGATCCTGCTGACCGACGGCAAGAACGAGTCCGAGCCGCGAGCCCAGCTCACGTCGACGATCCAGGCCGTCACCGGACGGTTCCAGTGCGACGCGCGCGGCGTCGGCGAACGCTGGCAGGTCGACGAGCTGCGCGAGATCGCCACCGCGCTGCTGGGCGGCGTCGAGCTCATCGCCGACCCGGCCGACATCGCGAAGGACTTCCAGGCGCTGCTCGCGACGTCCCTGTCGCGCGGCGTCGCCGACGCGCAGCTGCGGGTGTGGACGCCGCAGGGCGGTCAGGTCCTGTTCGTGCGGCAGGTCGCCCCCACGGTCGAGGACCTCACGGCCCGCCGCACCGAGGTGACGCCGCTGATCGGCGCCTACCCGACGGGCGCGTGGGCCGACGAGTCGCGCGACTACCACGTGGCGGTGCGGGTGCCGTCGAAGACGGTGGGTGCCGAGCAGCTCGCGGCGCGCGTGCAGGTCGCGGTCGCCGACGAGGTCGTCGCGTCGGGCCTGGTGAAGGCGGCGTGGTCGGACGACGCGTCGCTCACCGCACGCATCAGCCCCGAGGTCGCGCACTACACCGGGCAGGCCGAGCTCGCGTCGGCCATCCAGGAGGGCCTGGCGGCCAAGGCCGCGGGCGACGAGGCCACCGCGACCGTCAAGCTGGGCCGCGCGGTGCAGCTCGCCGCCGAGACCGGCAACGAGGAGGCGACGTCCAAGCTGCGGCGCGTCGTGGAGATCGAGGACGAGGAGCACGGCACGGTGCGGCTCAAGCGTGGCGCGTCCCGCCTGGACGAGATGGCCCTGGACACCGCCTCGACGAAGACCTCGCGGGTGCGGCGATGA
- a CDS encoding FHA domain-containing protein → MSVTCPDGHRSDSTDYCDVCGAPIGASSAAAPATGSVPAVPAPSPSTCPHCGSPAASGALFCENCGYDFTTGATPLAAPASSLDLGVPAPATPAPLAPPAGRTPPTASDPLEAPPAVAAPVGTSSADPASTPTPPPAGDDAWVAELWVDPDWYAAQQAEDPMPSVGLPVLVPLRERSVLVGRPSASRNIRPQVDAGADSGVSRRHCQLNTDGHRWWVEDLQSSNGTFVARAGEPLPDDPIPPGQRHELEDGDRLYLGSWTRLVVRKALPGEV, encoded by the coding sequence ATGAGCGTCACCTGCCCCGACGGGCACCGCAGCGACTCCACCGACTACTGCGACGTGTGCGGGGCGCCCATCGGCGCGTCGTCCGCGGCCGCTCCCGCGACCGGCTCGGTGCCGGCCGTCCCCGCGCCGTCGCCGAGCACCTGCCCGCACTGCGGCTCGCCCGCCGCGTCGGGTGCGCTGTTCTGCGAGAACTGCGGCTACGACTTCACGACGGGCGCGACGCCGCTCGCGGCGCCCGCGTCGTCGCTGGACCTCGGCGTGCCGGCGCCGGCCACCCCGGCTCCCCTGGCACCGCCGGCAGGTCGCACGCCGCCCACCGCGTCGGACCCGCTGGAGGCGCCGCCCGCCGTCGCGGCGCCCGTCGGCACGTCGTCCGCCGACCCGGCGTCGACCCCCACCCCACCGCCCGCGGGTGACGACGCGTGGGTCGCCGAGCTGTGGGTCGACCCCGACTGGTACGCCGCGCAGCAGGCCGAGGACCCCATGCCGTCGGTCGGGCTGCCCGTGCTCGTGCCGCTGCGCGAGCGCAGCGTGCTCGTGGGCCGGCCGTCGGCGTCGCGGAACATCCGGCCGCAGGTCGACGCGGGCGCCGACAGCGGCGTCTCACGGCGGCACTGCCAGCTCAACACCGACGGGCACCGCTGGTGGGTCGAGGACCTGCAGTCGTCGAACGGCACGTTCGTCGCCCGCGCCGGTGAGCCGCTGCCCGACGACCCGATCCCGCCGGGCCAGCGGCACGAGCTCGAGGACGGCGACCGCCTGTACCTCGGGTCGTGGACGCGGCTCGTCGTGCGCAAGGCGCTGCCGGGCGAGGTGTAG
- a CDS encoding SanA/YdcF family protein, translating to MPALPSFARRRAAAGRTAVGPDSSAGEPGPDRLRRRRGRLVRAAVLLVVVVGLGPFLVVQGVGQAGVVPDPADVSERPTVLVLGAGLRPGGVPSPYLQRRLDAAVDLYERGVVERVLVSGDRSGPDHDEPGAMRAHLLAAGVPDEAIARDDAGVDTHASCVRAHEEFDVDAAVVVTQDYHLRRALFSCRAAGIDAVGIGVSAASERPVKALVWHLRELPAAAKAVLDVATA from the coding sequence ATGCCCGCCCTCCCGTCGTTCGCCCGCCGTCGCGCCGCCGCGGGGCGGACCGCCGTCGGCCCCGACTCGTCGGCGGGTGAGCCGGGGCCCGACCGTCTCCGGCGACGACGCGGCCGGCTCGTCCGGGCTGCGGTGCTCCTGGTCGTGGTCGTCGGCCTCGGTCCGTTCCTCGTCGTGCAGGGCGTCGGGCAGGCAGGTGTCGTGCCTGACCCGGCCGACGTCTCCGAGCGCCCGACCGTCCTCGTCCTCGGCGCAGGCCTGCGGCCCGGTGGCGTGCCGTCGCCCTACCTGCAGCGGCGGCTCGACGCGGCCGTCGACCTCTACGAGCGCGGCGTCGTCGAGCGTGTCCTCGTCAGCGGTGACCGCTCCGGCCCGGACCACGACGAGCCCGGTGCCATGCGCGCGCACCTGCTCGCCGCCGGAGTCCCCGACGAGGCCATCGCGCGCGACGACGCCGGCGTCGACACCCACGCGAGCTGCGTGCGCGCGCACGAGGAGTTCGACGTCGACGCCGCGGTCGTCGTCACGCAGGACTACCACCTGCGGCGGGCGCTGTTCTCCTGCCGGGCGGCGGGCATCGACGCCGTGGGCATCGGGGTCTCGGCCGCGAGCGAGCGACCGGTGAAGGCGCTGGTCTGGCACCTGCGTGAGCTCCCGGCCGCGGCCAAGGCGGTCCTCGACGTCGCGACGGCCTGA
- a CDS encoding PPOX class F420-dependent oxidoreductase → MARSIATTTTVDLAGLLDFVRPRHHLLLVTTRQDGRPQVSPVSGGVDDAGRIVVSTYPDRAKARNAERDPRVSVCVLSDEWDGPWVQVDGTAEVLHMPEAEDALVDYFRCIAGEHPDWDEYRAAMRLQGKSLIRVTPERWGPLATGGFPADVAARLDAQP, encoded by the coding sequence ATGGCACGCAGCATCGCGACGACCACGACCGTCGACCTGGCCGGGCTCCTGGACTTCGTCCGTCCGCGGCACCACCTGCTGCTGGTGACGACGCGCCAGGACGGTCGCCCGCAGGTCTCGCCCGTGAGCGGAGGCGTCGACGACGCGGGCCGCATCGTCGTCTCGACGTACCCGGACCGGGCCAAGGCCCGCAACGCCGAGCGCGACCCGCGCGTGAGCGTGTGCGTGCTCTCGGACGAGTGGGACGGCCCGTGGGTGCAGGTCGACGGCACGGCCGAGGTGCTGCACATGCCCGAGGCCGAGGACGCGCTCGTCGACTACTTCCGCTGCATCGCCGGCGAGCACCCCGACTGGGACGAGTACCGCGCCGCGATGCGCCTGCAGGGCAAGAGCCTGATCCGCGTCACGCCGGAACGCTGGGGGCCGCTGGCCACGGGCGGCTTCCCCGCCGACGTCGCCGCCCGCCTCGACGCCCAGCCCTGA
- a CDS encoding acyl-CoA thioesterase, with translation MDEIAGPAAAAPHSGRGRVVMQVRWSDVDLFGHVNNAAFLRYLDDARFTLFPRMGVDEVGAMTASLLVVVKHEIDYLAPIRFRPAPVAVEVWVPRLGSSSVDFAYEVLDGDAPNAPVALRARSRMVQLDSATYRPRPFTDEERAVFEAFRGDSPELRGW, from the coding sequence ATGGACGAGATCGCCGGACCTGCCGCCGCTGCACCGCACTCCGGGCGCGGGCGCGTCGTCATGCAGGTGCGCTGGTCGGACGTCGACCTGTTCGGGCACGTCAACAACGCGGCGTTCCTGCGCTACCTCGACGACGCCCGGTTCACGCTGTTCCCGCGCATGGGTGTCGACGAGGTCGGGGCGATGACGGCGTCGCTGCTGGTCGTCGTCAAGCACGAGATCGACTACCTCGCGCCCATCCGGTTCCGGCCCGCGCCCGTCGCGGTGGAGGTGTGGGTGCCGCGCCTGGGCAGCTCGTCGGTGGACTTCGCGTACGAGGTGCTCGACGGGGACGCGCCGAACGCGCCGGTGGCACTGCGCGCCCGCTCGCGCATGGTGCAGCTCGACAGCGCGACGTACCGCCCGCGGCCGTTCACCGACGAGGAGCGCGCCGTGTTCGAGGCGTTCCGCGGCGACTCGCCGGAGCTGCGCGGCTGGTGA
- a CDS encoding aminotransferase class V-fold PLP-dependent enzyme yields MPPALLSPADLRARFSPTSGHLDAATCGLPLTATTDALRAALDEWAAGEAYATAYDRSVAAARTAYARLAGVDVGRVAIAAQASTGVGLVAAALPDGARVVVPEGDFTSVTYPFLAHADRGVNVRAVPLERLADAVAEGCDAVATSLVQSRDGRVADLAAVRAAADDVGALRLVDVTQAAGWLPLEPAPDGPEVTVCAAYKWLCAPRGTAFLTVTPEAGERLRPLSAGWYAGDDPWASVYGTDMRLAADARRFDTSPAWLAWVGAVPALETFAQADVPAVRAHDAGLADALRDRVGMPPVGSAIVSLPDDEEGSTRARLTAAGLRVAGRGGGVRLAFHVWNDEADVERVVAALGVRP; encoded by the coding sequence ATGCCGCCTGCCCTGCTGTCCCCCGCCGACCTGCGCGCGCGCTTCTCCCCCACGTCGGGCCACCTCGACGCCGCCACGTGCGGCCTGCCGCTGACCGCGACGACGGACGCGTTGCGGGCCGCGCTCGACGAGTGGGCCGCCGGCGAGGCGTACGCGACGGCCTACGACCGGTCGGTCGCGGCCGCGCGCACGGCCTACGCGCGGCTCGCCGGCGTCGACGTCGGCCGCGTCGCGATCGCCGCTCAGGCGTCGACGGGCGTGGGGCTCGTCGCGGCGGCGCTGCCGGACGGCGCGCGTGTCGTGGTGCCCGAGGGCGACTTCACGTCCGTCACCTACCCGTTCCTCGCCCACGCCGACCGGGGCGTGAACGTGCGGGCCGTGCCGCTCGAGCGGCTCGCGGACGCCGTCGCCGAGGGCTGCGACGCGGTCGCGACGTCCCTCGTGCAGTCGCGTGACGGGCGCGTCGCGGACCTCGCGGCGGTGCGCGCGGCGGCCGACGACGTGGGTGCGCTGCGGCTCGTCGACGTCACGCAGGCCGCGGGGTGGCTCCCCCTGGAGCCCGCGCCGGACGGCCCGGAGGTGACGGTGTGCGCCGCGTACAAGTGGCTGTGCGCACCCCGTGGTACCGCGTTCCTCACGGTGACGCCCGAGGCGGGCGAACGGCTGCGGCCGCTGTCCGCCGGGTGGTACGCGGGCGACGACCCGTGGGCGTCCGTGTACGGCACGGACATGCGGCTCGCGGCCGACGCCCGGCGCTTCGACACCTCGCCCGCGTGGCTCGCGTGGGTCGGGGCGGTACCCGCGCTGGAGACCTTCGCGCAGGCCGACGTCCCGGCGGTGCGCGCGCACGACGCCGGGCTCGCCGACGCCCTGCGGGACCGTGTCGGCATGCCCCCCGTCGGGTCGGCGATCGTGTCGCTGCCGGACGACGAGGAGGGCAGCACCCGCGCACGGCTCACCGCCGCCGGGTTGCGCGTCGCAGGCCGCGGCGGGGGCGTGCGGTTGGCGTTCCACGTGTGGAACGACGAGGCGGACGTCGAACGCGTCGTCGCCGCGCTGGGCGTGCGGCCGTGA
- a CDS encoding SIR2 family NAD-dependent protein deacylase — MTPPRGTTQARPAAPGTPPAEATVTVLTGAGISTASGIPDFRGPQGVWTRDPGAAHLLEIGPYVRDAHVRERGWRAWSGHAVWRARPTAGHRALVELERAGALRAVLTQNFDGLHQAAGSDPGLVVELHGSLATTSCLRCGAGVATRDVLARLPATPDPACDACGGVLKPDVVYFGERLPDDALERATAAALGATTFVAVGTTLTVHPAAGLVPLAVDAGARLVVVNAEPTAYDHLADEVLRAPIDEALPALVDTLLMP, encoded by the coding sequence GTGACGCCGCCCCGTGGCACGACGCAGGCGCGGCCCGCCGCACCGGGGACACCGCCCGCCGAGGCGACCGTGACCGTGCTGACGGGCGCCGGGATCTCCACCGCGTCGGGCATCCCGGACTTCCGCGGCCCGCAGGGCGTCTGGACGCGCGACCCGGGCGCCGCGCACCTGCTGGAGATCGGGCCGTACGTGCGTGACGCGCACGTCCGTGAACGTGGCTGGCGGGCGTGGTCCGGGCACGCCGTGTGGCGGGCCCGGCCGACGGCGGGGCACCGCGCGCTCGTCGAGCTGGAGCGCGCCGGGGCGCTGCGTGCGGTGCTCACGCAGAACTTCGACGGCCTGCACCAGGCGGCGGGCAGCGACCCGGGGCTGGTCGTCGAGCTGCACGGCTCGCTGGCGACCACGTCGTGCCTGCGCTGCGGGGCGGGCGTGGCCACGCGGGACGTCCTCGCGCGGCTGCCCGCCACCCCGGACCCCGCGTGCGACGCGTGCGGCGGCGTGCTCAAGCCGGACGTCGTCTACTTCGGCGAACGGCTCCCCGACGACGCGCTCGAGCGCGCGACCGCTGCGGCGCTCGGCGCGACGACGTTCGTCGCGGTCGGGACGACGTTGACGGTGCACCCCGCCGCGGGACTGGTCCCGCTGGCGGTCGACGCGGGCGCGCGGCTCGTCGTCGTCAACGCCGAGCCCACCGCCTACGACCACCTCGCCGACGAGGTCCTCCGCGCTCCCATCGACGAGGCTCTCCCCGCCCTCGTCGACACCCTGCTCATGCCCTGA
- a CDS encoding alpha/beta family hydrolase, translating to MADVRVLRAGPAPVDVAGVLLTPGAGATRDHGTLVALDAALTAAGLPVRRVDLPRGAKAAPARVREETDALAADLGVATDRLVIGGRSFGGRMCSMAVADGLAVAGLLLLSYPLHPPGRPDALRVAHLPQVDVPVLAVSGATDPFGTPDELAHHLAALAGPTTLTIVPGPHAPADAPVVAAVATWLA from the coding sequence ATGGCGGACGTGCGGGTGCTGCGGGCCGGGCCGGCGCCCGTCGACGTCGCCGGCGTGCTCCTCACGCCCGGTGCCGGGGCGACCCGCGACCACGGCACGCTCGTGGCGCTCGACGCGGCGCTCACCGCGGCCGGGCTGCCCGTGCGCCGCGTCGACCTGCCGCGGGGCGCGAAGGCGGCGCCCGCGCGTGTCCGCGAGGAGACCGACGCGCTCGCCGCCGACCTCGGGGTCGCGACGGACCGGCTCGTGATCGGGGGCCGGTCGTTCGGCGGGCGGATGTGCTCCATGGCCGTGGCCGACGGCCTCGCCGTCGCCGGCCTGCTGCTGCTCTCCTACCCGCTGCACCCGCCCGGCAGGCCGGACGCGCTGCGGGTCGCGCACCTGCCGCAGGTCGACGTCCCGGTGCTCGCCGTCAGCGGCGCGACGGACCCGTTCGGCACCCCCGACGAGCTCGCGCACCACCTGGCGGCCCTCGCCGGCCCGACGACGCTGACGATCGTCCCCGGCCCGCACGCGCCGGCCGACGCGCCCGTCGTCGCCGCGGTCGCCACCTGGCTGGCCTGA
- a CDS encoding AAA family ATPase, giving the protein MTARGVGWVGWGGALGATSRRGADITLWRTTNRPDPAGSVPAVSRDTVSPSDRTRAGALCERIEGVFDQRVVGQAQLRTSLVVALMCGGHVLLESVPGLAKTTAAQTLAHAVSGSFHRIQCTPDLMPSDIVGTQVFNYGTSQFTTQLGPVHANVVLLDEINRSSAKTQSAMLEAMQERQTTIAGEVHPVPSPFMVLATQNPIEEEGTHVLPEAQMDRFLLKEVLDYPDADEEVEILERISDGRMTRPLRTDALPLDEVAWLQRTVDRVYVDRSIRRYVVDVVATTRGRGPVQVPGLERLVRMGASPRGSISLMRVAQAVALRAGRGHVVPEDVHALRNAVLRHRIVRTFDAIADDVSTESIITSVFDAVPVP; this is encoded by the coding sequence ATGACGGCTCGCGGGGTGGGGTGGGTGGGGTGGGGCGGTGCGCTGGGCGCGACGTCTCGCCGGGGAGCCGACATCACCCTGTGGAGGACGACGAACCGCCCCGATCCCGCGGGTAGCGTGCCCGCCGTGAGCCGCGACACCGTGTCCCCGTCCGACCGGACCCGTGCCGGTGCGCTGTGCGAGCGCATCGAGGGGGTCTTCGACCAGCGCGTCGTCGGGCAGGCGCAGCTGCGCACGTCGCTCGTCGTCGCGCTGATGTGCGGCGGGCACGTGCTGCTGGAGTCCGTGCCGGGCCTGGCCAAGACGACGGCCGCGCAGACCCTCGCGCACGCGGTGTCGGGGTCGTTCCACCGCATCCAGTGCACCCCGGACCTCATGCCGTCGGACATCGTCGGCACCCAGGTCTTCAACTACGGCACGTCGCAGTTCACGACGCAGCTGGGGCCCGTGCACGCCAACGTCGTGCTGCTCGACGAGATCAACCGGTCGTCGGCCAAGACGCAGTCGGCGATGCTCGAGGCGATGCAGGAGCGGCAGACCACGATCGCCGGCGAGGTCCACCCCGTGCCGTCGCCCTTCATGGTGCTCGCGACGCAGAACCCCATCGAGGAGGAGGGCACGCACGTGCTGCCCGAGGCCCAGATGGACCGGTTCCTGCTCAAGGAGGTCCTCGACTACCCGGACGCCGACGAGGAGGTCGAGATCCTCGAGCGCATCTCCGACGGCCGCATGACGCGCCCGCTGCGCACCGACGCCCTGCCGCTCGACGAGGTCGCGTGGCTGCAGCGCACCGTGGACCGCGTGTACGTCGACCGGTCGATCCGCCGGTACGTGGTCGACGTCGTCGCGACGACCCGCGGGCGCGGTCCGGTGCAGGTGCCGGGCCTCGAGCGCCTGGTGCGCATGGGTGCCAGCCCGCGCGGCTCGATCTCGCTGATGCGCGTCGCGCAGGCCGTCGCGCTGCGCGCGGGCCGCGGGCACGTCGTCCCCGAGGACGTCCACGCGCTGCGCAACGCGGTCCTCCGGCACCGCATCGTGCGGACGTTCGACGCGATCGCGGACGACGTCTCGACGGAGTCGATCATCACGTCGGTGTTCGACGCGGTCCCGGTGCCCTGA
- a CDS encoding DUF58 domain-containing protein → MLPRSRLALVRARLQLPTLRRATGLLEGRHSAVWKGHGDEVDDLHVYTPGDDVGDIDWRASARSATPVVKRYVATSNVALTLVVDTGRHMCATAAGGEPKHEVAQLVADVVAHVAHQRGDRVRLVAGDAGRVVEVPPGAGTTHLEVLLRRLQRTFDPDAPAGDLTRLLDRVLRSTTRRSLVVVVTDEARPGAADEQSLRRLRTRHEVMVVQVVDADLFAAGLGTAPGTLAGGSAAVERGRPVVTPPRARTVRDIVSGWSLPPFLRGRAAVRAAVAAARAARHAEVVARTRRLGVTTVSVESTHDVLDEMVALLGRSRRAGR, encoded by the coding sequence GTGCTGCCCCGGTCCCGCCTCGCGCTGGTGCGCGCGCGCCTGCAGCTCCCCACGCTGCGGCGCGCCACCGGCCTGCTCGAGGGCCGCCACAGTGCGGTGTGGAAGGGGCACGGCGACGAGGTCGACGACCTGCACGTCTACACGCCGGGCGACGACGTGGGCGACATCGACTGGCGCGCGTCGGCGCGCTCCGCGACGCCCGTGGTCAAGCGGTACGTCGCGACGTCGAACGTCGCGCTCACCCTCGTCGTCGACACCGGGCGGCACATGTGCGCGACGGCCGCCGGCGGCGAGCCCAAGCACGAGGTCGCGCAGCTCGTCGCCGACGTCGTGGCGCACGTCGCGCACCAGCGCGGGGACCGGGTCCGGCTCGTCGCCGGGGACGCAGGGCGCGTCGTCGAGGTGCCGCCCGGCGCGGGCACGACCCACCTGGAGGTGCTGCTGCGCCGCCTGCAGCGCACGTTCGACCCCGACGCGCCCGCGGGCGACCTCACCCGCCTGCTCGACCGGGTGCTGCGCAGCACGACGCGCCGCTCGCTGGTGGTCGTCGTCACCGACGAGGCCCGGCCCGGTGCCGCCGACGAGCAGTCGCTGCGGCGGCTGCGCACACGGCACGAGGTGATGGTCGTGCAGGTCGTCGACGCGGACCTGTTCGCCGCCGGGCTGGGCACCGCACCGGGCACGCTCGCGGGCGGCTCTGCGGCCGTCGAGCGGGGCCGGCCCGTGGTGACCCCACCCCGCGCACGCACCGTGCGGGACATCGTCTCCGGCTGGTCGCTGCCGCCGTTCCTGCGCGGACGGGCCGCGGTCCGCGCGGCCGTCGCGGCCGCCCGCGCCGCGCGGCACGCCGAGGTGGTGGCCCGCACCCGCCGTCTGGGCGTCACGACCGTGAGCGTCGAGAGCACGCACGACGTGCTGGACGAGATGGTCGCCCTGCTGGGGAGGTCGCGGCGTGCCGGACGTTGA
- a CDS encoding VWA domain-containing protein, with amino-acid sequence MVTREALEVPWLLPAVLGVVAAAALVGVLVRDRRATTWVANTDDLRRVPALRAWRARYRALRVGLVLAVAAAAVGAAVLAARPVVVEERTRELANRDIVLCLDVSGSMTAYDERVVATFEQLVDGFTGERVALSVFDSTSATVFPLTDDYELVTSRLAAAREAFADPSSDAAADVLRGTDGLDGQASLIGDGVASCALLFDQYDADRSRSVVLATDNELAGEPVYTLAEAADLAASRGVVLHALYPDEDRFFGASTAAELRIAAEGTGGTFAAAQDPGAVPAILAQVQASQLAEMQGDPDRVVVDDDADWLRLLYVAGLAVVVLAWWVRS; translated from the coding sequence ATGGTGACGCGCGAGGCCCTCGAGGTGCCGTGGCTGCTGCCCGCGGTGCTGGGCGTCGTCGCGGCGGCCGCGCTCGTCGGCGTGCTGGTGCGCGACCGGCGTGCGACCACGTGGGTCGCCAACACCGACGACCTGCGGCGCGTGCCGGCGCTGCGTGCGTGGCGGGCGCGGTACCGCGCTCTGCGCGTCGGGCTGGTCCTCGCCGTGGCCGCGGCGGCCGTCGGCGCGGCGGTGCTCGCGGCGCGACCCGTCGTGGTCGAGGAGCGCACGCGCGAGCTCGCCAACCGCGACATCGTGCTGTGCCTCGACGTGTCGGGCTCGATGACCGCGTACGACGAGCGCGTGGTGGCGACGTTCGAGCAGCTCGTCGACGGGTTCACGGGCGAGCGCGTCGCCCTGTCGGTGTTCGACTCGACGTCCGCGACAGTCTTCCCGCTGACCGACGACTACGAGCTCGTCACGAGCCGGCTCGCGGCCGCGCGGGAGGCGTTCGCCGACCCGTCCTCCGACGCGGCGGCCGACGTGCTGCGCGGCACCGACGGCCTGGACGGCCAGGCGTCGCTCATCGGCGACGGCGTCGCGTCGTGCGCGCTGCTGTTCGACCAGTACGACGCCGACCGGTCCCGCTCGGTGGTGCTCGCGACCGACAACGAGCTCGCGGGTGAGCCGGTGTACACGCTGGCCGAGGCCGCCGACCTCGCGGCGTCGCGCGGCGTGGTGCTGCACGCGCTGTACCCGGACGAGGACCGGTTCTTCGGTGCGTCGACGGCCGCCGAGCTGCGGATCGCGGCCGAGGGCACCGGCGGCACGTTCGCCGCCGCGCAGGACCCCGGCGCGGTCCCGGCGATCCTCGCGCAGGTGCAGGCGAGCCAGCTCGCCGAGATGCAGGGCGACCCCGACCGCGTCGTCGTCGACGACGACGCCGACTGGCTGCGCCTGCTCTACGTCGCGGGTCTCGCGGTGGTCGTGCTGGCGTGGTGGGTGCGGTCGTGA
- a CDS encoding VWA domain-containing protein, which yields MTGLEGVVPVGVVLATALPVLALCVGQALGLALVRRGRGLRVTRSDVPRAGAATWARRAALVVVLAVVGLTPTTGATQQGGASVGVQVWFVVDRTGSMAAEDWGPGDLVVRAPGLAPVPADQRLDGVRHDVVSLARDVPGASYTVIAFADEAGTQLPLTQDSTAVRAWAQTVTQEVTAGSSGTRRDRALDVLLRSLQDARDLDPAMVRLVFYLSDGEQTSDAEVASFAQVAELVDGGAVLGYGTAEGAPMRRFDGTVDPDAPYIPDPDDPSRPALSYADETTLREVAAELGVPYVHRDGPSPTADLVAGLDPEAVAADGRSDVATRRHLVWPFALVAGVLLAAEAWAWARASSRPRRSR from the coding sequence GTGACCGGGCTCGAGGGCGTCGTGCCGGTCGGCGTGGTGCTGGCGACCGCGCTGCCCGTGCTGGCGCTGTGCGTCGGGCAGGCGCTGGGCCTGGCGCTGGTGCGACGCGGGCGCGGGCTGCGCGTCACGCGGTCCGACGTGCCGCGCGCGGGTGCGGCCACGTGGGCCCGCCGGGCTGCGCTCGTGGTCGTGCTGGCGGTCGTGGGCCTCACGCCGACGACCGGCGCGACCCAGCAGGGCGGCGCGAGCGTCGGCGTGCAGGTCTGGTTCGTCGTCGACCGCACGGGCTCGATGGCGGCCGAGGACTGGGGCCCGGGCGACCTGGTGGTCCGCGCTCCCGGGCTCGCGCCGGTGCCCGCGGACCAGCGCCTCGACGGCGTCCGTCACGACGTGGTGAGCCTCGCGCGGGACGTGCCCGGCGCGTCGTACACCGTCATCGCCTTCGCCGACGAGGCGGGCACGCAGCTCCCGCTCACGCAGGACTCGACGGCCGTGCGCGCCTGGGCGCAGACCGTCACGCAGGAGGTCACCGCCGGGTCCTCCGGCACGCGCCGCGACCGCGCGCTCGACGTGCTCCTGCGGTCCCTGCAGGACGCCCGCGACCTCGACCCCGCCATGGTCCGGCTGGTGTTCTACCTGTCCGACGGCGAGCAGACGTCCGACGCGGAGGTCGCGTCGTTCGCGCAGGTCGCCGAGCTCGTCGACGGCGGCGCCGTGCTCGGCTACGGCACCGCGGAGGGCGCGCCGATGCGCCGGTTCGACGGCACCGTCGACCCCGACGCCCCGTACATCCCCGACCCCGACGACCCGTCGCGGCCCGCCCTGTCGTACGCCGACGAGACGACGCTCCGCGAGGTCGCCGCCGAGCTCGGTGTGCCGTACGTGCACCGTGACGGCCCGTCGCCGACGGCCGACCTCGTGGCCGGCCTCGACCCCGAGGCCGTCGCCGCGGACGGGCGCTCGGACGTGGCCACGCGCCGTCACCTCGTGTGGCCCTTCGCGCTGGTGGCCGGCGTGCTGCTCGCCGCCGAGGCGTGGGCGTGGGCGCGGGCGTCGAGCCGACCGAGGAGGTCACGGTGA